The following are from one region of the Fusarium verticillioides 7600 chromosome 1, whole genome shotgun sequence genome:
- a CDS encoding hypothetical protein (At least one base has a quality score < 10), translating to MDDIGNGIQDDIARISLDHQYELPPPPPPDIATPGIVAVDITDKFSEAIKTLAPGDLVKDGQFTLFESVSGLEIMDPKMDSGCVESAEELEELYDVARPLLPEEVLGIIDQLLCHEMAWHQGYPLSQTLFTSVYIEALLTPTPRTVDDAHFVRNGSYGSSGQSDMLKILRAYCLGLLKACGYVNERIRSEHYYEEEDFVTNTYSRTLLAEIQPQAIRQAIQEARDLLSTLSTDVSDDLREALDQRLQLRLHFLDATECPKYVKEPEVARKPWLEGLKGLPAIQSSHSLGKPVDEAFSAKLQRKLASTMPPRPIVQLKFEDAFGHLSRLFTDGVELIDVLNYTDSQCLQNFVLQFQDKKPQPLVFVRTLLQTFLFNEMEVLGTMSIRQIMDDDFSIVSMPASPQLDRNNDEIEFPQDPRFIIAQQMEQFRQRAAHYCLDIFRTFCQNRCRVRRTLCHIIRDWDNLQLDAEEIDQIIQVKLDEKPMRHFTGANSQPIDTYSLPLSSWTYLYKIRHMEWIVQLGFELEVYQPDELAGMYWYLNYLAKWRVQHTERLKSFIVRRVEESRAPSQPRNPSVDRQLERSLAFVRLMLLDAAVTWELSDALSCLYTALMRLGLVKVPPRPYSNDEFRFELRMKPFAVIGLPPCPGFQEFNLGTTQPESSTVEILQYAERALKGAKQGFEVLSKLSATDSFSVGSHDKWQTSKKNALKACIATGLAITAVLKASKEDASNLKLRAEVPTPDKCYHDWWIVPRLVPE from the exons ATGGACGATATTGGCAACGGAATTCAAGATG ATATCGCCAGAATATCGCTTGATCACCAATATGAGCTGCCGCCTCCGCCACCTCCGGACATTGCGACTCCAGGAATAGTCGCAGTGGACATCACAGATAAATTCTCAGAAGCTATCAAGA CTCTCGCACCTGGTGATCTTGTTAAAGATGGACAGTTTACTCTGTTCGAGTCCGTTTCAGGGCTTGAG ATAATGGATCCTAAAATGGACAGCGGTTGTGTTGAATCAGCagaggagcttgaagagCTTTACGATGTTGCGCGGCCACTGCTCCCAGAAGAGGTCCTGGGGATTATAGACCAACTTCTCTGCCATGAG ATGGCGTGGCATCAGGGATATCCGCTTTCGCAGACTCTATTCACTAGTGTATACATTGAGGCGCTTCTGACACCCACCCCACGAACTGTCGATGACGCTCATTTCGTTCGAAATGGCTCATATGGTTCTTCTGGACAATCTGATATGCTTAAGATATTGAGAGCGTACTGTCTTGGTCTGCTCAAAGCCTGCGGTTATGTCAACGAACGGATTAGATCAGAACACTATTATGAA GAGGAAGATTTCGTTACAAACACATACAGCCGCACCTTACTTGCTGAAATACAACCCCAGGCTATCCGGCAGGCtatccaagaagcaagagacTTACTCAGCACATTATCGACCGACGTCAGCGATGATCTTCGAGAAGCACTTGATCAACGACTGCAGCTAAGATTGCACTTCCTGGACGCCACAGAATGCCCCAAATACGTGAAAGAACCCGAAGTTGCGCGAAAGCCATGGCTTGAAGGACTCAAGGGTCTTCCAGCCATCCAGTCATCTCACTCCCTGGGAAAACCAGTCGACGAGGCCTTCAGTGCCAAGCTACAACGAAAGCTTGCTAGCACCATGCCCCCTAGACCGATTGTGCAGTTGAAATTCGAGGATGCATTTGGCCATCTTTCAAGGCTGTTCacggatggtgttgaattGATTGATGTGCTAAACTATACCGATTCCCAATGTCTACAA AACTTCGTCTTACAATTTCAAGATAAGAAACCTCAACCGCTGGTTTTCGTGCGGACTCTACTTCAGACTTTCCTCTTTAACGAAATGGAAGTTCTAGGCACAATGAGCATTCGGcagatcatggatgatgacttTTCTATCGTCTCGATGCCGGCCAGCCCCCAACTTGATCGAAACAACGACGAGATAGAATTTCCCCAAGATCCGCGGTTCATTATTGCACAGCAAATGGAACAGTTTCGACAAAGAGCGGCCCACTACTGtctcgatatcttcaggACCTTTTGCCAGAACAGGTGTCGTGTGCGGCGCACGCTCTGCCATATCATCAGGGACTGGGATAATCTCCAGCTCGACGCTGAAGAGATCGATCAAATTATCCAGGTCAAGTTGGACGAGAAGCCAATGAGACATTTCACAGGAGCAAATTCTCAGCCAATCGACACTTACTCCCTCCCACTATCGTCCTGGACGTACTTATACAAGATTCGCCACATGGAATGGATTGTACAACTTGGTTTCGAGTTGGAAGTCTATCAGCCAGACGAACTTGCCGGTATGTATTGGTATCTCAATTACCTGGCCAAATGGAGAGTTCAGCATACAGAAAGGCTCAAGTCCTTCATTGTTCGAAGAGTCGAAGAATCTCGCGCACCTTCTCAACCGCGAAACCCTTCAGTAGATCGCCAACTTGAGCGATCTCTTGCCTTTGTCCGGCTTATGCTTCTTGATGCCGCTGTCACATGGGAATTGTCAGATGCGCTATCTTGTCTTTACACAGCTCTCATGCGGCTTGGGTTGGTCAAGGTGCCTCCGCGACCGTACAGTAACGATGAGTTCCGCTTTGAGCTGCGGATGAAACCATTCGCAGTTATTGGTCTGCCGCCTTGCCCGGGCTTTCAAGAATTTAATCTTGGAACCACGCAACCAGAATCGTCCACGGTAGAAATTCTTCAATATGCAGAAAGAGCTCTGAAGGGTGCAAAGCAGGGGTTTGAGGTTCTGAGCAAGTTGTCTGCGACAGATTCGTTCTCCGTTGGTTCTCACGATAAATGGCAGACTTCAAAGAAGAACGCGCTCAAAGCTTGTATTGCAACAGGGCTCGCGATCACGGCTGTGCTGAAGGCATCAAAGGAAGATGCGAGTAATCTGAAGCTCAGAGCTGAGGTGCCAACTCCTGATAAGTGTTATCATGACTGGTGGATTGTACCTCGTCTGGTTCCTGAATGA
- a CDS encoding F-type H+-transporting ATPase subunit epsilon yields MTAAWRAAGLTYNRYLAIAARVVRRSLKEDKRIAAERRGEMDLRFSKWQNGKQGEPKNLATANAAIAAENAA; encoded by the exons ATGACTGCTGCGTGGAGAGCCGCTGGTCTTAC CTACAACCGCTACCTGGCCATCGCCGCCCGCGTTGTCCGCCGAAGCTTgaaggaggacaagagaaTCGCTGCTGAGCGCCGAGGCGAGATGGATTTGCGATTCTCCAAGTGGCAG AACGGTAAGCAGGGTGAGCCCAAGAACCTCGCCACTGCCAACGCCGCCATTGCCGCCGAGAACGCTGCTTAA